The Benincasa hispida cultivar B227 chromosome 11, ASM972705v1, whole genome shotgun sequence genome has a segment encoding these proteins:
- the LOC120091578 gene encoding subtilisin-like protease SBT4.15, with the protein MEIDIYNNENGNAEEKNVVSVFRSKRRKLRTTRSWDFLGLSEAASRQNAAAESNIIVGLLDSGIWMEGPSFKDDGYGEIPSKWKGKCVTGHNFTDCNRKVIGARFFNLEKIDDSINQSPADEIGHGSHTASTVAGAAVDGASLYGVAGGTARGGVPAARIAMYKVCWIVGCSDMDLLAGFDHAIADGVDIISVSIGGESTEFFEDPIAIGSFHAMEKGILTSCSAGNSGPDLKTVENTAPWIMTVAASTIDRDFTTIVKLGNNKKFSGVSVNTFSPKKQMYPLISGSNAALPNHSSLDPRWCDYGSLDEKKVKGKIVYCLGSVYQEYTISDLGGIGVISNLMGTTEIAITTPIPSTHLSSLDSDSVNGYINSTKNPEAVIYKTTTRKVDAPFLAYFSSRGPQTIASHILKPDIAAPGMNILAAFSKLASIPSDRHSLFNLLSGTSMSCPHATAAAAYLKTFHPTWSPAAIKSALMTTATPLKIGDKLDAIGGGAGQINPTKAVHPGLIYDLSRTSYLSFLCSNKRYSGSALAILTGDASFNCSAIPLATGSDALNYPSMYVPVDYDATSLSAVFHRTVTHVGFGPSTYRAKVKSPAGLSVRVSPETLKFDRAYEKRSFKVVVEGAAPAVGDAPMAASLEWDDSKHNVRSPILVFKV; encoded by the exons atggaaattgatatatataataatgaaaatggaaatgcaGAGGAAAAAAATGTGGTGTCAGTATTTCGGAGCAAGAGGAGGAAACTACGTACAACAAGATCATGGGATTTTCTGGGGCTGTCGGAGGCGGCGAGCCGGCAGAACGCCGCCGCAGAATCCAACATAATCGTGGGTCTGTTGGATTCGGGGATATGGATGGAAGGTCCAAGTTTTAAAGATGATGGCTACGGTGAAATTCCTTCTAAATGGAAGGGCAAATGTGTCACTGGACATAACTTCACTGATTGTAACAg GAAAGTTATCGGCGCGAGGTTCTTCAACCTTGAAAAAATAGACGATTCCATCAACCAAAGCCCCGCCGACGAGATCGGTCACGGTTCCCACACCGCCTCCACGGTCGCCGGAGCCGCCGTCGATGGCGCCAGTCTCTATGGCGTCGCCGGAGGCACCGCACGTGGCGGCGTCCCGGCGGCGAGAATCGCGATGTATAAAGTGTGCTGGATCGTAGGGTGCAGCGACATGGATCTACTGGCCGGATTCGACCACGCTATCGCTGACGGAGTAGACATCATATCGGTGTCAATCGGCGGCGAGTCGACGGAATTCTTTGAGGACCCGATCGCGATCGGGTCGTTTCACGCAATGGAGAAAGGGATATTGACGAGTTGCTCCGCCGGAAATAGTGGGCCGGATTTAAAGACGGTGGAGAACACGGCGCCATGGATAATGACGGTGGCGGCTTCTACGATTGATAGGGATTTCACTACCATCGTGAAATTGGGTAACAATAAGAAATTCTCT GGAGTATCAGTGAACACATTTTCACCAAAAAAGCAAATGTACCCTCTAATCTCCGGATCAAATGCAGCATTACCTAATCACTCCTCTCTCGACCCAAG GTGGTGTGATTATGGGAGTCTTGACGAGAAAAAAGTGAAAGGAAAAATAGTGTATTGTTTGGGATCAGTATATCAAGAATACACAATTTCTGATCTTGGGGGCATAGGtgtaatttcaaatcttatggGCACTACTGAAATTGCTATTACCACTCCTATTCCTTCCACTCATCTTTCCTCTCTAGATTCTGACTCTGTTAATGGCTATATTAACTCCACCAA aaaccctgaAGCTGTCATTTACAAAACTACCACAAGGAAGGTTGATGCTCCCTTTTTGGCTTACTTTTCTTCTAGAGGTCCTCAAACCATAGCTTCTCATATTCTTAAG cCGGACATTGCAGCACCTGGGATGAACATTTTAGCAGCATTCTCAAAATTGGCTTCAATTCCAAGCGACAGACATTCCCTTTTCAACCTTCTTTCTGGTACCTCTATGTCTTGTCCCCACGCCACCGCCGCTGCCGCCTATCTCAAAACCTTCCACCCCACTTGGTCCCCCGCCGCCATCAAGTCCGCCCTTATGACCACCG CGACCCCATTGAAGATCGGAGATAAATTAGACGCGATCGGCGGCGGCGCCGGCCAAATTAATCCGACCAAAGCGGTGCATCCAGGCCTCATTTACGATCTCTCTCGCACCTCTTACCTCTCTTTCCTCTGCTCCAATAAACGCTACTCCGGCTCCGCCCTCGCCATTCTCACCGGAGACGCCTCTTTTAACTGCTCCGCCATCCCGCTAGCGACCGGCTCCGATGCTCTCAACTACCCTTCCATGTACGTCCCCGTCGACTACGACGCCACCTCTCTTTCTGCCGTCTTCCACCGGACCGTCACACACGTCGGCTTCGGCCCATCGACGTACAGGGCGAAGGTGAAATCGCCGGCGGGTTTGTCGGTGAGGGTCTCGCCAGAGACTCTGAAATTCGATCGGGCGTACGAAAAACGGTCGTTTAAGGTGGTGGTGGAAGGGGCGGCGCCGGCGGTGGGGGATGCTCCGATGGCAGCTTCACTTGAATGGGATGATTCTAAGCATAATGTTAGGAGCCCAATTTTGGTGTTTaaggtttaa